A genomic window from Salvia miltiorrhiza cultivar Shanhuang (shh) chromosome 5, IMPLAD_Smil_shh, whole genome shotgun sequence includes:
- the LOC130985674 gene encoding vesicle-associated protein 4-2-like isoform X1 yields the protein MPTADDKSDGKVWGLFKMPFRNSQPTTSSSSDFAHYQHNYGHGSNGPHSQVEGSSAHSGAGSSVSSVARSLLPTRRRLKLDPSNKLYFPYEAGKQVRSAIKIKNTSKSRVAFKFQTTEPKSCFMRPPGAILVPGESIIATVFKFVEVPENNEKPMDQKSRVKFKIMSLKVKDEMDYVPELFDEHKDQVAVEQILRVVFLDVERPSPALEKLKRQLAEAEAELEARKKPSEDTGPKFVGEGLVIDEWVSLVTLKVLVQSDLVPVVFYLSISSSSIQKERRERYLARQQVEVSP from the exons ATGCCAACCGCCGACGACAAATCTGACGGCAAAGTGTGGGGGCTATTCAAAATGCCCTTCAGAAACTCGCAGCCGACGACATCGTCTTCCTCCGATTTCGCCCATTACCAGCACAATTATGGCCACGGGAGCAACGGTCCTCATTCCCAGGTGGAGGGATCGAGCGCTCACAGTGGGGCTGGGAGCTCGGTTTCATCGGTGGCCAGATCTCTGCTCCCCACGCGCCGCCGCTTGAAGCTCGATCCCTCTAATAAGCTCTATTTTCCCT ATGAGGCTGGTAAACAAGTCCGAAGTGCTATCAAAATAAAGAATACAAGCAAGTCTCGTGTAGCATTCAAG TTCCAAACAACAGAACCAAAGAGCTGTTTCATGCGTCCTCCTGGGGCCATTCTTGTTCCTGGCGAGAGTATAATAGCAACTG TCTTCAAGTTTGTAGAGGTTCCAGAGAACAATGAAAAGCCAATGGATCAGAAAAGCAGGGTGAAGTTCAAAATAATGAGCCTAAAAGTGAAGGACGAAATGGACTATGTGCCCGAATTG TTCGATGAGCACAAGGATCAAGTAGCTGTCGAGCAGATACTTCGGGTAGTATTTCTGGATGTCGAACGCCCTAGTCCT GCTCTAGAGAAGCTAAAGCGACAATTAGCTGAAGCTGAGGCTGAACTTGAGGCTCGTAAGAAGCCCTCAGAAGACACAGGGCCAAAGTTTGTTGGAGAAGGACTTGTGATTGATGAATGGGTGAGCCTTGTCACCTTAAAAGTGCTTGTACAAAGTGATCTAGTTCCTGTTGTTTTCTACTTATCGATATCTTCTTCCTCTATACAGAAAGAAAGACGAGAACGATACCTGGCTCGACAGCAAGTGGAAGTTTCTCCCTGA
- the LOC130985674 gene encoding vesicle-associated protein 4-2-like isoform X2 — translation MPTADDKSDGKVWGLFKMPFRNSQPTTSSSSDFAHYQHNYGHGSNGPHSQVEGSSAHSGAGSSVSSVARSLLPTRRRLKLDPSNKLYFPYEAGKQVRSAIKIKNTSKSRVAFKFQTTEPKSCFMRPPGAILVPGESIIATVFKFVEVPENNEKPMDQKSRVKFKIMSLKVKDEMDYVPELFDEHKDQVAVEQILRVVFLDVERPSPALEKLKRQLAEAEAELEARKKPSEDTGPKFVGEGLVIDEWKERRERYLARQQVEVSP, via the exons ATGCCAACCGCCGACGACAAATCTGACGGCAAAGTGTGGGGGCTATTCAAAATGCCCTTCAGAAACTCGCAGCCGACGACATCGTCTTCCTCCGATTTCGCCCATTACCAGCACAATTATGGCCACGGGAGCAACGGTCCTCATTCCCAGGTGGAGGGATCGAGCGCTCACAGTGGGGCTGGGAGCTCGGTTTCATCGGTGGCCAGATCTCTGCTCCCCACGCGCCGCCGCTTGAAGCTCGATCCCTCTAATAAGCTCTATTTTCCCT ATGAGGCTGGTAAACAAGTCCGAAGTGCTATCAAAATAAAGAATACAAGCAAGTCTCGTGTAGCATTCAAG TTCCAAACAACAGAACCAAAGAGCTGTTTCATGCGTCCTCCTGGGGCCATTCTTGTTCCTGGCGAGAGTATAATAGCAACTG TCTTCAAGTTTGTAGAGGTTCCAGAGAACAATGAAAAGCCAATGGATCAGAAAAGCAGGGTGAAGTTCAAAATAATGAGCCTAAAAGTGAAGGACGAAATGGACTATGTGCCCGAATTG TTCGATGAGCACAAGGATCAAGTAGCTGTCGAGCAGATACTTCGGGTAGTATTTCTGGATGTCGAACGCCCTAGTCCT GCTCTAGAGAAGCTAAAGCGACAATTAGCTGAAGCTGAGGCTGAACTTGAGGCTCGTAAGAAGCCCTCAGAAGACACAGGGCCAAAGTTTGTTGGAGAAGGACTTGTGATTGATGAATGG AAAGAAAGACGAGAACGATACCTGGCTCGACAGCAAGTGGAAGTTTCTCCCTGA
- the LOC130985672 gene encoding sugar carrier protein C-like — MAGGGFGPGPGPGNGKGKEYPGNLTAHVIVTCVVAAMGGLIFGYDIGISGGVTSMDSFLEKFFPSVFRKEKADTSTNQYCKFDSVPLTLFTSSLYLAALASSILAGTVTRKLGRKLSMLLGGVLFCAGALINGFAYAVWMLILGRLLLGAGIGFANQSVPLYLSEMAPYKYRGALNIGFQLSITIGILAANVLNYGFAQIKGGWGWRLSLGGAMVPALIITVGSLILPETPNSLIERGQQDKARAELKKIRGVSDVEEEFQDLVAASDASQKVEHPWRNLLRRKYRPHLTMAVLIPFFQQFTGINVIMFYAPVLFKTIGFGASASLMSAVVTGAVNVGATMVSIYGVDRWGRRFLFLEGGIQMLICQIVVSICIGLKFGVDGNPGQLPKWYASVVVTFICIYVAGFAWSWGPLGWLVPSEIFPLEIRSAAQSLNVAVNMIFTFIVAQVFLTMLCHLKFGLFLFFAFFVVVMTLFIYFFLPETKNVPIEEMALVWKKHWFWSRFVTEDDFPNGSVEINHQKV; from the exons GTGGAGTGACGTCGATGGATTCATTCTTGGAGAAGTTCTTCCCCTCCGTGTTCAGGAAGGAGAAAGCGGATACATCGACGAATCAATACTGCAAATTTGACAGCGTGCCGCTGACTCTGTTCACGTCGTCCTTGTATTTGGCGGCGCTGGCCTCCTCCATTCTCGCGGGGACGGTCACCAGGAAACTGGGGCGGAAACTGTCAATGCTGCTCGGCGGCGTCCTATTCTGCGCCGGGGCTCTCATTAACGGCTTCGCTTACGCTGTTTGGATGCTCATTCTCGGCCGTCTTCTTCTCGGAGCTGGAATCGGCTTTGCCAATCAG TCCGTACCTCTGTACCTCTCGGAGATGGCTCCCTACAAATACAGAGGCGCACTAAACATCGGATTCCAGCTATCAATCACGATCGGCATCCTGGCGGCCAACGTGCTTAACTACGGGTTCGCGCAGATCAAAGGCGGGTGGGGCTGGCGGCTGAGCTTGGGCGGCGCAATGGTCCCCGCTCTCATCATCACCGTGGGCTCCCTAATCCTCCCGGAGACGCCCAACTCCCTGATCGAGCGCGGGCAGCAGGACAAAGCGCGCGCCGAGTTGAAGAAGATCCGCGGCGTGTCGGACGTGGAGGAGGAGTTCCAGGACTTGGTTGCGGCGAGCGACGCCTCCCAGAAAGTGGAGCACCCTTGGAGGAACCTCCTCAGGAGGAAGTACAGGCCGCACCTCACCATGGCCGTCCTCATTCCTTTCTTCCAGCAGTTCACCGGCATCAACGTCATCATGTTCTACGCCCCCGTCTTGTTTAAGACCATCGGCTTCGGCGCCTCCGCCTCCTTGATGTCCGCTGTCGTCACCGGCGCTGTCAATGTCGGCGCCACCATGGTCTCCATCTACGGCGTTGATAGGTGGGGGAGACGCTTCCTTTTCCTCGAAGGCGGAATCCAAATGCTTATTTGTCAA ATTGTTGTATCGATTTGCATTGGTTTGAAATTCGGGGTAGACGGAAATCCCGGGCAGCTGCCCAAGTGGTACGCGAGCGTGGTGGTGACGTTTATATGCATCTATGTGGCTGGGTTCGCTTGGTCGTGGGGCCCGCTGGGGTGGCTGGTGCCCAGTGAGATTTTCCCGCTGGAGATTCGGTCGGCGGCGCAGAGCTTGAACGTTGCCGTCAACATGATCTTCACTTTTATTGTGGCTCAGGTGTTCTTGACTATGCTCTGCCACTTGAAGTTCGGCTTGTTCTTGTTCTTCGCCTTTTTCGTGGTGGTCATGACCCTCTTCATATACTTTTTCCTGCCGGAGACCAAGAATGTTCCCATCGAGGAGATGGCGCTCGTCTGGAAGAAGCATTGGTTCTGGTCCAGATTCGTGACTGAGGATGATTTTCCTAATGGATCGGTTGAAATTAACCACCAAAAAGTGTGA
- the LOC130985671 gene encoding uncharacterized protein LOC130985671, giving the protein MASSSNEMGYRRPETINRPGTQISSYYKTSYLSLVPEQLREIGGDALETTFRQGCFGHLLDWDPGNRCNMALHHIVSRSLLDCDDVMWFYINGRKVCLDHAAFALVTGLPFGPHRFDPTATHNLKNCVAYTRVCGGQRLSVQELANIFFERWTEIVDPDGSIALRVAHLLVLHAFVLGVDLPRPVEIWTWALVEDLSEFSTFPWGAAAYNRLNYRMRKMSKEWKYHFYGPSWALYTWGLEVVPGLGRAVAIHNAGILPRFKRWTFRSKIKEDLQPLFESPENGLYELQPEQQEATTHWWLSVANDGDVQFPGPGVFGQRHPRADMSGGDRSEASIQRAPRRRSSRREDRGKRQRPQVVSSSSSSGQRDQSGGDDRPVTSGRRSQSQRRPRYGGESSAAHGPSGLSEQEWQRMEQMVRESEGRVARRVEEGLFTRLKNWAEETFGCMRCRCSHSTDVRQPMPAPRPQSDRRREPEPEAEPETEPEHEDAPSQQRSPARDAGHSGSDDYQTPPGPHTGFGVPTTFGAGLQLTPYLGPRYSYTEQPSSSAHPFEPPRSSLPILAEAGYSQEEMERLWQQFSGGASASGATPAIPLSVCPPPPEDAQLRRSYRERQPSAALRSPYVHSNEPKPVDNKYIQGFTRMAERLRGGNYRKLVVTESGHPIKRQFWVTLMNRTKELEPEHVDAYMMTLRHRLVSGTDLLQDIDDRSHIILDAEFFTYLDREYNELMANARRMFSSPSEQRFINSEAIVMGWQPHANRMYSVYGRGTSSSQGDWMDAIAVIVPVFVLQRFVICSIDMLTGKCRVFDPNLYRILAQERHDMLRALAPLGLLFYRVLEVSLWFERTRIVENPRQNLEWRQLQIEYADPAEQFSQADRWSSGVFACMAVERLIADSPSLSWGNDHVQEYRHKIGSAIFEFCTTPNTL; this is encoded by the exons atggcttcttcttcaaacgAA ATGGGTTATCGGAGGCCCGAAACAATAAATCGCCCCGGGACGCAGATCAGTTCTTACTACAAGACCAGTTATTTGTCCCTTGTACCCGAGCAACTGAGGGAAATTGGGGGCGACGCACTGGAGACCACGTTCAGGCAGGGTTGCTTTGGACATTTGTTGGATTGGGATCCGGGCAACAGGTGCAACATGGCATTGCACCATATTGTCTCTCGTTCTTTGCTGGATTGTGACGATGTGATGTGGTTCTACATCAACGGCAGGAAGGTTTGCCTTGATCACGCCGCATTCGCTCTTGTGACCGGATTGCCATTTGGGCCACATCGTTTCGATCCAACAGCAACCCACAATTTGAAGAATTGTGTAGCCTACACACGAGTTTGTGGCGGGCAGCGCTTGTCAGTTCAGGAGTTGGCAAACATTTTTTTCGAGAGGTGGACGGAGATTGTCGACCCCGACGGCTCGATAGCACTGCGTGTGGCCCACCtgttggtgctacacgcatttGTTTTGGGCGTGGATTTGCCACGACCCGTGGAGATCTGGACGTGGGCTTTGGTGGAGGACTTGTCGGAGTTCTCCACATTTCCTTGGGGTGCAGCGGCATATAATCGCTTGAACTACAGGATGAGGAAGATGTCGAAAGAATGGAAGTACCACTTCTATGGGCCTTCTTGGGCTCTATATACTTGGGGTCTTGAGGTTGTTCCCGGCTTGGGCAGAGCCGTCGCTATACATAATGCCGGGATATTACCTAGATTCAAGAGGTGGACCTTCAGGAGTAAAATCAAGGAAGATTTGCAGCCCCTATTTGAGTCACCG gAGAACGGGCTTTATGAGTTGCAGCCCGAACAGCAGGAGGCGACGACGCACTGGTGGCTATCGGTCGCGAATGACGGAGATGTCCAGTTTCCAGGTCCGGGCGTCTTCGGCCAGAGGCATCCTCGAGCGGACATGAGTGGTGGGGACCGCTCTGAGGCATCTATTCAGAGGGCACCCCGACGTCGCAGTTCAAGGCGCGAAGATCGGGGAAAGCGGCAGAGACCACAGGTGGTTTCGTCCTCGTCGAGCAGTGGCCAGCGGGATCAGAGTGGCGGCGACGATCGCCCCGTGACTTCCGGGCGGAGGTCACAGAGTCAAAGGAGGCCCAGATACGGGGGAGAGAGCAGTGCTGCTCATGGGCCTTCTGGTTTGAGCGAGCAGGAGTGGCAGCGCATGGAACAGATGGTGCGCGAGAGTGAGGGCCGGGTGGCGAGGCGTGTGGAGGAGGGCCTATTCACGAGGCTGAAGAATTGGGCCGAGGAGACCTTTGGGTGTATGCGTTGCCGATGCTCGCATAGCACCGATGTACGTCAGCCCATGCCTGCTCCAAGACCTCAATCGGACAGGCGACGTGAGCCCGAGCCCGAGGCCGAGCCCGAGACCGAGCCCGAGCACGAGGATGCGCCATCGCAGCAGAGGTCTCCTGCTAGGGACGCGGGTCACTCCGGCAGTGATGATTATCAAACCCCACCGGGCCCGCATACTGGTTTTGGTGTGCCCACGACTTTTGGGGCTGGCCTACAGTTGACCCCATATCTGGGGCCACGCTACTCGTACACTGAGCAGCCCTCGAGCTCAGCACACCCATTCGAGCCGCCTCGTTCTTCGCTGCCGATTCTGGCCGAGGCTGGATATTCTCAGGAAGAGATGGAGCGTTTATGGCAGCAGTTTAGTGGG GGAGCTTCTGCTTCTGGGGCAACACCTGCCATTCCCCTCAGTGTTTGTCCACCACCACCAGAGGATGCGCAACTGCGCCGAAGCTACCGTGAGCGGCAGCCTTCGGCTGCGCTGAGATCCCCATACGTTCACAGCAACGAGCCGAAACCCGTCGACAACAAGTATATTCAGGGATTTACTCGTATGGCGGAGCGTCTCCGTGGTGGGAACTACAGGAAGTTGGTGGTGACAGAGAGTGGGCACCCGATCAAGAGGCAGTTTTGGGTGACTCTCATGAACAGGACTAAAGAGCTCGAGCCCGAG CATGTAGATGCGTACATGATGACGCTGAGGCATAGGCTGGTGAGCGGTACAGACCTGCTTCAGGACATCGATGACAGGAGCCATATCATATTGGATGCGGAATTCTTC ACTTATTTGGATAGAGAATACAATGAGCTTATGGCGAATGCGCGCCGTATGTTTAGCTCTCCTTCAGAGCAGCGTTTTATAAACTCTGAGGCAATTGTGATGGGGTGGCAGCCGCACGCCAACCGTATGTATTCAGTGTATGGCAGGGGTACCTCATCGAGTCAGGGAGATTGGATGGATGCCATTGCG GTCATTGTTCCTGTGTTTGTCCTTCAGCGTTTCGTTATCTGTAGCATTGATATGCTCACGGGTAAATGCCGCGTCTTTGATCCGAACTTGTATCGGATCCTGGCACAGGAACGCCACGACATGCTGCGCGCTCTTGCTCCTTTGGGCCTCCTTTTCTACCGGGTGCTTGAGGTGTCCCTTTGGTTCGAGCGGACACGCATTGTGGAGAACCCGAGACAGAATCTCGAATGGCGTCAGCTCCAGATCGAGTATGCCGATCCTGCCGAGCAGTTCTCACAGGCTGACCGATGGAGCTCTGGTGTTTTCGCGTGCATGGCTGTAGAGCGTTTGATCGCAGACTCGCCGAGCCTGTCATGGGGCAATGACCATGTTCAGGAGTATAGGCACAAGATAGGCAGTGCCATCTTTGAGTTCTGCACGACCCCCAATACACTTTGA
- the LOC130985673 gene encoding uncharacterized protein LOC130985673: protein MEFVRYIYVRYNGLVDGIHYVGGDTEVLPLVNETIESLMCSVNNIMRTHSLSSSYQLYYLATNLFGREMKCGLATDDDVEALLATADYPMVYVEHYNGPIVEEAYIPTFNFAEPSGHVDEAQCSQYETPYYHHTSFHGVQSSPPRQYFNWDGQPLDESAWNQTERLNEVCGRLNDVRTDDEPEHEAEGSVASGDDDDSDDEEFDPALEVGTASDASEDLLDDDLIDFTETERAGWIRQPTAETGDLTNWLVPLIPVDASASLVARESDPSRVDDLQKNSFYNSKDDLIIAVGLWNMKRSTETKVVRSDPGRVYFSCKHSDNCNFDLRASVHGRGMWRVHKLKEHSCEGDLRTAKKIKAHSKVVAAFVANRIRDDGEVIKPKSIMAELVRDFGIKIKYDVALRARNLGMDMIYGRVDDSFLLLPRYLYALKEANPGTVYDLDVDVDCRFKHLFVALWASISPFYFHLRPVIVVDGTHLKGKNSGILFVAVTKDGNEAVFPLAIGVGPIENDESWKWFMSHLRGACGEPDNLLIVSDAHVSIANAVKSEFPNATHGICYYHLLNKMKGYGPGVAELFRQAAYAYEQSDYTRAMSAMAALKPKAYEKLLRVGPEKWARSQCPVSRYSFLTSNAAESFNARLLWARRLPICSMLEAVRLVVEQWFNDRLAAAQESDENLTPEAKQKLSAELVKSRRYTAKRTTERKYRVRASGRHYMVDLQKQSCECNEFNEDQMPCSHAIAAITEANESVEDYVHSYYWNSSLVDTYSGDVNHLPPIENWNIPFRIASQLILPNLSRRQAGRPKETRVRSAGERPTQNTSTAEASTSSKKRAPKTCGLCGGSGHTRRSCKGTATDA from the exons atggaattcgttagatacatatatgtgagatacaacggacTCGTCGATGGTATACACTATGTTGGTGGGGATACAGAGGTCCTTCCCCTCGTCAACGAAACTATTGAGAGCCTGATGTGCAGCGTCAACAATATTATGAGGACGCATTCGTTGAGCTCGAGCtaccaattgtattatttggcgaccaatctaTTTGGTAGGGAGATGAAATGTGGCTTGGCCACAGACGATGACGTGGAAGCCTTGTTGGCAACTGCCGActatcccatggtgtacgttgagcactACAACGGTCCGATTGTAGAAGAAGCCTACATCCCTACTTTTAATTTTGCTGAACCTTCGGGACACGTAGATGAAGCACAATGCAGTCAGTATGAGACGCCGTATTATCATCATACGTCGTTTCATGGTGTCCAGAGCTCGCCTCCACGACAATATTTTAATTGGGATGGACAACCGCTAGACGAATCTGCATGGAATCAAACCGAAAGGCTTAATGAAGTATGTGGGAGATTGAACGATGTGCGGACAGATGATGAACCTGAGCACGAAGCTGAAGGCTCGGTTGCATCAGGAGACGATGATGATTCTGATGACGAAGAATTTGACCCTGCGCTGGAGGTGGGCACTGCTTCTGatgcctctgaggatttattagacgacGATCTAATTGATTTCACGGAgaccgagcgagcaggttggatccgacaaCCGACAGCCGAGACCGGTgatctaactaattggttagttcccttgattccagtggacgcctCGGCTTCGCTggttgctcgcgagagtgaccCTTCTAGAGTTGATGATCTGCAGAAGAATTCTTTTTACAACAGCAAAGACGACCTGATCATTGCTGTTGGTTTGTGGAACATGAAGCGAAGCACTGAGACAAAAGTTGTCCGCTCAGATCCGGGACGAGTCTATTTCTCGTGCAAGCACTCTGACAACTGCAATTTCGATCTTCGTGCGTCTGTTCACGGCCGAGGGATGTGGAGAGTGCATAAGTTGAAAGAGCATTCATGCGAAGGGGACTTGCGCACAGCTAAAAAAATCAAGGCGCACTCGAAGGTGGTGGCAGCGTTTGTGGCAAACAGAATACGCGATGATggagaggtcattaagccgaaatcCATCATGGCTGAGTTAGTACGCGATTTcggcatcaaaatcaaatatgatgtcgcgctgcgtgcaagaaatctcgGGATGGATATGATATACGGTCGAGTTGATGATTCGTTCCTCCTACTCCCAAGATATCTGTATGCCCTGAAGGAAGCGAATCCTGGCACCGTATATGATTTGGACGTAGATGTAGACTGCCGGTTCAAACATTTGTTTGTTGCTCTGTGGGCTTCCATCTCACCTTTCTACTTTCACCTTCGACCAGTGATTGTGGTTGACGGCACACACCTGAAGGGCAAAAATAGTGGCATTTTGTTTGTCGCCGTGACAAAAGACGGAAACGAGGCAGTTTTTCCCTTGGCGATCGGTGTCGgtccgatcgagaatgatgagtcgTGGAAGTGGTTTATGTCACATCTGAGAGGTGCTTGCGGCGAGCCCGATAACTTACTTATTGTATctgatgcgcatgtctccatcgctaatgctgtgaagagcgagtttccaaatgctactcacggtATTTGCTACTACCACTTGTTGAACAAGATGAAGGGTTACGGGCCCGGTGTTGCTGAGCTTTTCCGCCAGGCTGCATACGCCTACGAGCAATCAGATTACACGCGTGCAATGTCAGCCATGGCTGCTCTGAAGCCAAAGGCGTACGAGAAGTTGTTGCGCGTAGGCCCGgagaagtgggcacgatcacaaTGTCCTGTGTCCCGTTACAGTTTCCTTACATCCAATGCCGCCGAGAGTTTTAATGCACGTTTGCTGTGGGCCAGGCGTCTTCCAATCTGCTCGATGTTGGAGGCAGTCAGATTAGTTGTCGAGCAGTGGTTCAACGACAGGCTTGCGGCCGCACAAGAGAGCGATGAAAATCTGACTCCGGAGGCAAAACAGAAGCTCAGTGCAGAACTTGTAAAAAGTCGTCGTTACACAGCCAAGAGGACCACCGAGAGAAAATACAGGGTTCGTGCTAGTGGTCGCCATTATATGGTTGACCTTCAAAAGCAGAGCTGTGAATGCAACGAATTCAACGAGGACCAGATgccgtgttctcatgcgatTGCAGCCATTAC TGAGGCGAACGAGTCAGTGGAGGATTACGTGCACTCTTACTACTGGAACAGTTCACTAGTTGACACATACTCTGGTGACGTTAACCACTTGCCTCCCATAGAGAATTGGAATATTCCTTTCCGAATTGCATCTCAGCTTATTTTACCAAATCTCTCTCGGCGACAAGCTGGTCGTCCAAAGGAAACTCGAGTTCGATCCGCAGGTGAAAGACCGACTCAAAACACATCAACAGCGGAGGCATCAACTAGTAGCAAGAAACGAGCACCCAAAACGTGTGGTCTATGTGGCGGGTCTGGTCACACACGTCGATCGTGCAAGGGTACGGCCACCGATGCGTAG